Sequence from the Terriglobia bacterium genome:
CTCCAAGGAAATTTCTAATCCGGGATTTTTGAAGTTTATGTGGCCTCTGATTCAGTCGGAAAGATGTCCTTTGGATAAGGAAGTCAGAAACCAGAAGGCGGAGGTCGGATTGAGATATCCCGGGTCGAGACGCCCTCGCCGGACCGAGTGCCTTTATTCTGACCTCTGTACGCTGACTTCTGACTTCGGCAGCATCGTGGTCAAAGGTTGAATTTCTTCTGCTCAAATTTAACAAATCAAGATTAAGCAACTAGCCGGAAAGATACGTTTCCATGTCTCCCTCGCGACGCCGCGTTCCTAATGAAAAAGCTCGTATCCTTGAGATGATTCAAGAAGAGGTGATTCGATGCCGGCGCTGTCCGCGTCTGGTCGAGTGGCGGGAGAAGGTGGCACGGGAGAAGGTGGCGCGTTATGCGGATCAGCAGTATTGGGGGAAGCCGATCCCGAGTTTTGGGGATCCCAACGCCCGTTTATGGCTCATCGGTCTTGCCCCCGCGGCCCACGGAGGGAATCGGACCGGTCGGATGTTCACCGGGGACCGCAGCGGCGACTGGCTTTACCGCGCCCTCTATAAATTTGGATTTTCAAATCAGCCCACGTCAATCCTTCGGACCGACCAGTTGAAACTCATCAACTGTTACATCACGGCGTCGGCACGCTGCGCCCCTCCCTTGAACAAGCTGCTCCCGAAGGAACTGGAAAACTGCCGGCCCTTCCTGCGAAGGGAAATGAGTGTCCTGGGAGCAACTACTCCGGGAATGGATCG
This genomic interval carries:
- a CDS encoding uracil-DNA glycosylase — protein: MSPSRRRVPNEKARILEMIQEEVIRCRRCPRLVEWREKVAREKVARYADQQYWGKPIPSFGDPNARLWLIGLAPAAHGGNRTGRMFTGDRSGDWLYRALYKFGFSNQPTSILRTDQLKLINCYITASARCAPPLNKLLPKELENCRPFLRREMSVLGATTPGMDRAVVIALGKIAFDTFLKTFRDLGGELPRPRPKFSHGVELRLSMKLTLMASFHPSQQNTFTGKLTEPMFDQVFKRAQELVLT